Proteins from one Candidatus Desulfovibrio trichonymphae genomic window:
- the tpiA gene encoding triose-phosphate isomerase → MQKIIAANWKMYKTRAAAERTALDFAQALAGDDVLSDRQLLVFPSYTNISTVAAVLGKYSHVAVGAQNFYPAKEGAFTGEVSADMLRDAGASWVLTGHSERRHLLGEDDDSVARKTAFALTQGLNVMLCVGETLSERAAGELTDVLSRQIASAFVDLSRDTLFGRLAIVYEPVWAIGTGNVAGQVEIFEAHAATRSLVMRMVGEKGRDIPILYGGSVRPDNAATLVRLDNVDGLLVGGASLEAQSFMQIVKA, encoded by the coding sequence ATGCAAAAAATTATTGCTGCAAACTGGAAAATGTATAAAACCCGCGCCGCCGCGGAACGGACGGCCTTGGATTTTGCACAGGCTCTGGCCGGCGACGACGTGCTTTCTGACCGTCAGCTTCTGGTTTTCCCCTCATACACAAACATATCGACTGTGGCAGCGGTCTTGGGCAAATACAGCCATGTCGCTGTGGGCGCACAGAATTTTTATCCGGCGAAAGAGGGTGCCTTCACCGGCGAGGTTTCAGCAGATATGTTGCGTGATGCCGGCGCAAGCTGGGTTTTGACAGGTCACTCGGAGCGGCGTCATCTGCTTGGTGAGGATGATGATTCAGTGGCGCGTAAAACAGCTTTTGCCCTGACCCAAGGCCTTAATGTCATGCTCTGCGTTGGAGAAACACTGTCTGAACGCGCGGCCGGTGAATTGACGGACGTGCTTTCCCGCCAGATTGCTTCCGCTTTTGTTGATTTGTCTCGGGATACTTTGTTTGGCAGACTGGCTATCGTCTATGAACCGGTTTGGGCAATCGGAACCGGCAACGTGGCGGGACAGGTCGAGATTTTTGAGGCACACGCGGCAACGCGTTCTCTTGTTATGCGGATGGTCGGCGAAAAGGGGAGGGATATCCCTATCCTTTACGGCGGGAGCGTCAGGCCGGACAATGCGGCAACGCTTGTCAGACTTGACAATGTAGATGGTCTTCTGGTAGGTGGAGCCTCTTTAGAGGCGCAAAGTTTCATGCAAATTGTCAAAGCCTGA
- a CDS encoding LapA family protein: MLLLVVLVFLALIFFFQNQNTLSQDLVLSLNLFFIPAMTSLPLPFYFIVIAAFFLGAILSFAVLVWDKVHLSARLMKNKWRIASLEREVGKLQKKLEDESSRNAFLHTTQANIPDDKKFSDTIKKDHQPDDVAAPDPDRG; encoded by the coding sequence ATGCTGTTGCTTGTCGTTCTCGTTTTTCTGGCTCTGATTTTCTTTTTTCAAAATCAGAACACGCTTTCTCAAGATTTGGTGCTCTCCCTCAATCTATTTTTTATCCCTGCCATGACATCTTTGCCACTGCCTTTCTACTTTATTGTCATTGCAGCTTTTTTTCTTGGCGCAATACTGTCTTTTGCTGTTCTCGTCTGGGATAAAGTCCACCTTTCCGCCCGCCTGATGAAAAACAAATGGCGCATTGCAAGTCTTGAGCGTGAAGTGGGCAAACTACAGAAAAAACTTGAGGACGAATCCTCCCGCAATGCTTTTTTACACACGACTCAAGCAAATATACCCGACGATAAGAAGTTCTCAGACACCATAAAAAAAGATCATCAGCCTGACGATGTGGCTGCTCCTGATCCGGATAGGGGCTGA
- a CDS encoding Smr/MutS family protein yields MSGCAVMTDDNFLTANPFRMLDVSRFPDRTADSAPAKCVTRRRRASGAFSRAVRLQDANGQDSQAFSRSDDDTGIFLEAMGLVRPLPSRGREVALKQPQDVTAVPFESGMQTVMDGNFEFALSTTGEYLEGHVVGFDQLIMNRLRAGALRPETHLDLHGLNVAQAFESLRGFMRNCWYNGMRTVLVVPGRGRNSPNGMGVLRDKLQGWLTQEPFKRVVLAFCTARSHDGGPGSIYVLLRKYRKKGRVRWEKMSADADLY; encoded by the coding sequence ATGTCCGGTTGTGCAGTTATGACTGACGACAATTTTCTTACGGCAAATCCGTTTCGCATGCTGGACGTCAGCCGTTTCCCCGATAGAACCGCCGACAGCGCCCCAGCAAAGTGCGTGACAAGGCGGAGGAGGGCAAGCGGCGCATTCAGCCGGGCAGTGCGGCTGCAGGACGCCAACGGACAGGATAGTCAGGCCTTCTCCAGGTCGGACGACGACACGGGTATTTTTTTAGAGGCTATGGGGCTGGTGCGCCCTTTGCCGTCGCGCGGACGCGAAGTTGCCTTGAAACAGCCACAAGACGTCACTGCAGTTCCCTTTGAGTCAGGCATGCAGACTGTCATGGACGGCAATTTTGAATTTGCGCTGTCCACGACGGGCGAATATCTGGAAGGTCATGTTGTCGGCTTTGATCAGTTGATTATGAACAGGTTGCGAGCCGGAGCGTTGAGGCCTGAAACGCATCTTGATTTGCACGGACTTAATGTGGCGCAGGCGTTTGAGTCGTTGCGCGGTTTTATGCGTAACTGCTGGTACAACGGCATGCGCACCGTGCTGGTGGTGCCGGGGCGGGGCCGCAATTCGCCGAACGGTATGGGCGTGTTGCGTGATAAATTGCAAGGCTGGCTGACGCAGGAGCCTTTCAAACGTGTGGTGCTGGCTTTTTGCACTGCACGGTCGCATGACGGCGGACCGGGCAGCATTTATGTGCTTTTGCGCAAATATCGTAAAAAAGGCCGTGTGCGCTGGGAAAAAATGTCGGCTGACGCTGACCTGTACTGA
- the secG gene encoding preprotein translocase subunit SecG, which translates to MQTLILTLHIIVCVFLVILILLQAGKEGMGVIFGGGNTSVFGSSGAGGILTRLTTLMAVIFVMTSLSYTYVTSSRPQHDSAVLNVTIEEPAAPPATARDPKNVITPLQNPAVAPEAQPSSQ; encoded by the coding sequence GTGCAGACCCTTATCTTGACGCTGCATATCATTGTGTGCGTGTTTCTTGTTATTCTTATCCTGTTGCAGGCAGGAAAAGAAGGCATGGGCGTTATTTTCGGCGGCGGCAACACGTCCGTTTTCGGCAGTTCCGGCGCCGGCGGCATTCTGACCAGGTTGACGACATTGATGGCTGTTATTTTTGTGATGACTTCCTTAAGTTATACTTATGTGACCAGTTCGCGTCCGCAGCATGATTCTGCCGTGTTAAATGTTACTATTGAAGAACCGGCAGCGCCGCCGGCAACAGCGCGGGATCCAAAGAATGTGATTACGCCTCTACAAAATCCGGCAGTTGCTCCAGAGGCGCAGCCGTCATCGCAGTAA
- a CDS encoding NUDIX hydrolase: MTTKLYPGLRQTQRRVEIVDSRNMPIGIMDYKNVLHQRLPHRTVALLLRDACGRVLLTLQPQSGWSFSSFSHVPAGQSAETRATTTLHDNWNLRSSRIVPIGIFPPCMENRQSFTTFFEARLSAVTAAELAVSTEHHLLLDYDELKGMNTHFKDMLTPYMRIIIQNGYIRPF, translated from the coding sequence ATGACAACAAAACTCTACCCGGGATTAAGGCAGACGCAACGCCGTGTTGAAATTGTTGACAGTCGCAACATGCCGATAGGTATTATGGACTATAAAAATGTGCTGCACCAGCGCCTGCCGCACCGCACTGTCGCCCTGCTGCTTCGTGACGCCTGCGGGCGTGTCTTGCTGACACTCCAGCCGCAGTCGGGATGGAGTTTTTCATCCTTTTCCCATGTGCCGGCCGGGCAATCCGCTGAAACCCGCGCAACGACCACCCTCCACGACAACTGGAACCTGCGTTCCTCACGGATTGTTCCAATCGGCATTTTCCCTCCTTGTATGGAAAACCGACAATCGTTCACGACGTTTTTTGAAGCCCGGCTGTCTGCGGTGACGGCTGCGGAACTGGCAGTCAGTACAGAACACCATCTCTTGCTGGATTATGATGAACTTAAAGGCATGAACACGCATTTTAAGGACATGCTCACGCCTTACATGCGCATAATCATACAAAACGGCTATATTCGACCATTCTGA
- the rimI gene encoding ribosomal protein S18-alanine N-acetyltransferase: protein MKPVVSPVHFQRITPQYAEAMQDLERRCFSTPWSEEQCRSAFTQPAFVAFGLMRGMNLIAYISVYHTANELEILNLGVVSEERRRGFGRCLLEMALRVAGKMGIEKAQLEVRESNHVAICLYQSCGFSKVGIRSHYYSDFGEDALIYACYVCS, encoded by the coding sequence ATGAAGCCTGTAGTATCTCCTGTGCATTTTCAGCGTATTACCCCACAATATGCCGAGGCTATGCAGGACCTGGAGCGCCGTTGCTTTTCTACGCCGTGGTCAGAGGAGCAATGTCGGTCAGCCTTTACGCAACCGGCTTTTGTAGCATTTGGTCTTATGCGGGGTATGAATCTTATTGCCTATATTTCAGTATATCATACTGCGAATGAACTGGAAATACTCAATCTTGGCGTCGTGTCGGAAGAGCGCAGGCGTGGTTTCGGGCGCTGTCTTCTTGAGATGGCCTTGCGGGTCGCAGGTAAAATGGGTATAGAAAAAGCGCAACTTGAAGTTCGCGAGAGCAATCATGTCGCTATTTGTCTTTATCAAAGCTGCGGCTTCAGCAAGGTTGGCATCCGTTCACACTATTATTCAGATTTCGGAGAAGATGCGCTGATATACGCTTGTTATGTCTGCTCCTGA
- a CDS encoding DnaJ family domain-containing protein, producing the protein MLLWKTEIEDALEKGEMDNLPGRGRPLELEDMSHIPEELRMAYKILRNAACLPPEQKEGKEISRLTEMLDQCEDEQERVHQMQKLRFMTLKAQTRYQRHILIEQEDMYYPRLLERLNSLKKN; encoded by the coding sequence GTGCTGCTTTGGAAAACTGAAATTGAAGATGCGCTGGAGAAGGGGGAAATGGACAATCTTCCCGGCAGAGGCCGGCCGCTGGAACTGGAGGATATGAGTCATATTCCGGAAGAATTGCGCATGGCCTATAAAATCCTGCGCAACGCAGCTTGTCTGCCGCCTGAGCAGAAGGAAGGCAAAGAAATAAGCCGATTGACAGAAATGCTGGATCAGTGCGAAGACGAACAGGAGCGTGTACACCAGATGCAGAAACTTCGTTTTATGACTCTCAAAGCGCAAACGCGGTATCAGCGCCATATCCTGATAGAACAGGAAGATATGTATTATCCACGGCTGCTGGAGCGTCTCAACAGCCTGAAAAAAAATTAA
- the mutS gene encoding DNA mismatch repair protein MutS produces MSEDPVKLTPMLEQYMSIKAEHPDALLFYRMGDFYEMFFDDAVTAARELQITLTTRNKNTRHAAPMCGVPWQSAQSYIADLINKGYRVAICDQTEDPRAAKGLVKRAVTRVITPGTVFDDAILEAKSHNYLSALYDNAANSHSGFVWTDVSTGQWTGVEFNRQSDLWQWVQKIAPSELLLPQGYSVSRHCRLDGVRMLHMPQGHFDLKRAAERVLQIQGVRDASVLDLDGKDELMRACGALLFYLEQTQMCSMDHLKPFTLLNLSRRLLIDEVTESNLEIFIRLNGRKGKGTLRHVIDDTITPMGGRLLEDMLRHPWRDIAPAVRIQDAVLFLHTYDNCRAALRQALKNIYDLERLSTRISIDRATPRDFTALRGSLAALPKVCDALLQHPCVPDQSDTRKQTETLPEALRHIVNNWDNMEDCTLLLEAALLENLPPVITEGCLFKKGYHADLDTILDLIEHGEDKLQEILEAEQKTTGINKLKIGYNRIFGYYYELSRSAGALSLPDRFIRRQTLANVERFTTDSLKKLEEELLSAAERRKSLEYKLFQDLRLHIAKQRERIVHLADIIAQLDYFQSLAHVGRQNNWCRPALIDDANLDIREGRHPVVESILGSENFVPNNFSLDTKRRLCLLTGPNMAGKSTILRQVALICLLAQMGSMVPASEAKIGMVDRLFSRVGAADNLTQNQSTFMVEMMETARILRQATRRSLIILDEIGRGTSTYDGVALAWAVVEDLAKRQNASLRTLFATHYHELTALEGRLPSVFTMNIAIREYKNDILFLHKLVPGPSDRSYGVEVARLAGVPAPVVQRAKAILTVLERGKTRQHNAAAAISISLPGLAAHEARHASIRTALPEISPAPAAAEHPLVRLLQDIAPETISPLEALALIVEWKKLWGTEPAVPQKISAALEN; encoded by the coding sequence ATGTCGGAAGACCCCGTAAAATTGACGCCCATGCTTGAACAGTATATGAGCATCAAGGCTGAACACCCTGATGCTCTGTTGTTTTATCGCATGGGCGATTTTTATGAAATGTTTTTTGACGATGCCGTTACCGCCGCCCGTGAGCTGCAAATCACACTGACGACCAGAAACAAAAATACGCGGCATGCCGCCCCCATGTGCGGCGTTCCCTGGCAATCAGCGCAAAGCTATATAGCCGATCTTATCAACAAGGGTTACCGGGTAGCCATCTGCGATCAGACAGAAGATCCCAGGGCGGCCAAAGGTCTTGTGAAACGGGCCGTCACCAGGGTTATCACTCCCGGCACAGTGTTTGATGACGCCATCCTTGAGGCTAAAAGCCACAACTATTTGTCAGCTCTTTATGATAATGCTGCAAACAGTCACAGCGGCTTTGTCTGGACAGACGTTTCCACCGGACAATGGACCGGGGTTGAATTTAATCGCCAGTCTGATCTCTGGCAGTGGGTACAAAAAATTGCCCCCAGCGAACTTCTGCTCCCCCAAGGCTATTCCGTATCTCGGCATTGTCGGCTCGACGGTGTGCGTATGCTGCATATGCCGCAGGGGCATTTTGACCTCAAACGAGCTGCCGAGCGGGTCTTGCAGATTCAGGGCGTGAGAGACGCAAGTGTTTTGGATCTGGACGGCAAAGACGAACTGATGCGTGCTTGCGGAGCACTGCTGTTTTATCTGGAACAGACGCAAATGTGCTCTATGGATCATCTGAAGCCCTTTACCCTGCTGAACTTGAGCCGACGCCTTCTTATTGATGAAGTTACGGAATCCAATCTGGAGATTTTTATCCGGCTGAACGGCCGCAAGGGAAAGGGAACCCTGCGGCATGTCATTGATGACACCATAACCCCAATGGGAGGACGTCTTCTTGAGGACATGCTGCGTCATCCGTGGCGCGATATCGCGCCGGCTGTGCGCATTCAGGACGCCGTACTGTTTTTGCATACATATGACAATTGTCGTGCCGCCCTGCGTCAGGCACTTAAAAATATATATGATCTTGAACGATTATCTACAAGAATCAGCATAGACCGTGCCACGCCGCGTGATTTTACTGCTCTGCGCGGCAGTCTGGCCGCATTGCCAAAAGTATGCGATGCCCTATTGCAGCACCCGTGTGTCCCTGACCAAAGCGACACCCGGAAGCAGACAGAAACTCTGCCTGAAGCGCTCCGCCATATTGTCAATAACTGGGACAACATGGAAGATTGCACGCTGCTCCTGGAAGCCGCATTGCTGGAAAATCTGCCGCCGGTTATTACTGAAGGATGCCTTTTTAAAAAAGGTTATCACGCTGATCTGGATACAATTCTTGATCTGATTGAACACGGTGAAGACAAACTTCAAGAAATACTTGAAGCAGAACAAAAAACAACAGGCATCAACAAGCTGAAAATAGGCTATAACCGTATTTTCGGCTATTATTACGAATTATCCCGCAGTGCAGGCGCCCTGTCACTGCCGGATCGTTTTATTCGCCGTCAAACGCTTGCAAACGTGGAACGCTTTACAACGGACAGCCTCAAAAAACTGGAAGAAGAGTTGCTGTCGGCTGCAGAACGCAGAAAAAGTCTCGAATACAAGCTCTTTCAGGATCTGCGCCTGCATATCGCAAAACAACGCGAACGCATTGTACATCTAGCGGATATTATTGCACAGTTGGATTACTTTCAAAGCCTTGCCCATGTTGGACGCCAGAACAACTGGTGTCGCCCGGCGCTCATAGATGACGCAAACCTTGACATACGCGAAGGCCGGCACCCTGTTGTAGAAAGCATACTGGGAAGTGAAAATTTTGTGCCCAACAATTTTTCTCTGGATACAAAACGTCGGCTCTGTCTGCTCACAGGGCCGAATATGGCCGGGAAATCAACAATACTGCGTCAGGTGGCGCTTATATGCCTTCTGGCACAGATGGGTTCTATGGTTCCCGCTTCCGAAGCAAAAATAGGCATGGTGGATCGTCTTTTTTCCCGCGTCGGCGCCGCGGACAACCTGACGCAGAACCAGAGCACCTTTATGGTGGAGATGATGGAGACCGCGCGCATCCTGCGGCAGGCTACCCGGCGCAGTCTGATTATTCTGGATGAGATCGGACGGGGCACAAGCACCTACGACGGTGTCGCTTTGGCTTGGGCCGTTGTTGAAGACTTGGCGAAGCGGCAAAATGCGTCACTGCGGACACTCTTTGCCACACATTACCATGAGCTCACCGCACTTGAAGGGCGTCTCCCAAGCGTATTCACCATGAATATCGCCATTCGTGAATACAAGAACGACATTTTATTCCTGCACAAGCTCGTGCCGGGCCCGTCAGACCGCAGTTATGGAGTTGAAGTTGCCCGGCTTGCGGGCGTGCCTGCGCCTGTTGTGCAGAGGGCCAAAGCCATTTTGACCGTTCTGGAGCGCGGCAAGACGCGGCAGCACAATGCTGCCGCGGCCATTTCCATATCCCTGCCCGGTCTGGCGGCACATGAGGCGCGACATGCTTCCATCCGGACGGCTTTGCCCGAAATCTCTCCCGCGCCGGCGGCGGCGGAACACCCCTTGGTGCGCCTGCTGCAAGACATTGCTCCGGAAACCATCAGCCCGCTGGAGGCTCTTGCCCTAATTGTGGAATGGAAGAAACTCTGGGGCACAGAACCTGCTGTGCCTCAAAAAATCAGTGCTGCTTTGGAAAACTGA